A single region of the Solwaraspora sp. WMMD791 genome encodes:
- the atpD gene encoding F0F1 ATP synthase subunit beta: MTASVETQATGATSTATGRVVRVIGPVVDAEFPREAMPAIFNALHVDVSLAGGERTLTLEVAQHLGDNVIRAISMQPTDGMVRGAEVRDTGSPITVPVGDGIKGRVFNTIGECLNLAEGETLQVTERRSIHQKAPAFADLEPKTEMLETGIKVLDLLAPYVKGGKIGLFGGAGVGKTVLIQEMIIRVANNFGGTSVFAGVGERTREGNDLIHEMTESGVIDKTALVYGQMDEPPGTRLRVALAALTMAEYFRDVQKQEVLLFIDNIFRFTQAGSEVSTLLGRMPSAVGYQPTLADEMGELQERITSVRGQAITSMQAIYVPADDYTDPAPATTFAHLDATTNLERSISDKGIYPAVDPLASSSRILAPEFVGQEHYAVASEVKRILQKYKDLQDIIAILGMEELSEEDKITVSRARRIERFLSQNTFAAEVFTGIKGSYVPVKDTIEAFRKISEGEYDHFPEQAFFMCGGLDDLERNARELMKG; encoded by the coding sequence ATGACTGCCTCTGTAGAAACCCAGGCAACCGGAGCGACCAGTACGGCTACCGGCCGCGTGGTCCGGGTCATCGGCCCGGTCGTCGACGCCGAGTTCCCGCGCGAGGCGATGCCCGCGATCTTCAACGCCCTGCACGTGGACGTCTCGCTCGCCGGTGGCGAGCGGACCCTGACCCTGGAGGTCGCCCAGCACCTGGGCGACAACGTGATCCGGGCCATCTCGATGCAGCCGACCGACGGCATGGTCCGGGGCGCGGAGGTCCGCGACACCGGATCACCGATCACGGTGCCGGTCGGTGACGGCATCAAGGGCCGGGTGTTCAACACCATCGGTGAGTGCCTCAACCTCGCCGAGGGCGAGACGCTGCAGGTGACCGAGCGCCGCTCGATCCACCAGAAGGCACCGGCCTTCGCCGACCTGGAGCCGAAGACCGAGATGCTGGAGACCGGCATCAAGGTGCTCGACCTGCTCGCCCCGTACGTCAAGGGCGGCAAGATCGGCCTGTTCGGCGGTGCCGGCGTCGGCAAGACGGTGCTCATCCAGGAGATGATCATCCGGGTCGCGAACAACTTCGGCGGTACGTCGGTCTTCGCCGGCGTCGGTGAGCGGACCCGTGAGGGCAACGACCTGATCCACGAGATGACCGAGTCCGGCGTCATCGACAAGACCGCCCTGGTCTACGGCCAGATGGACGAGCCGCCGGGCACCCGGTTGCGGGTCGCGCTCGCCGCGCTGACCATGGCGGAGTACTTCCGCGACGTGCAGAAGCAGGAAGTGCTGCTGTTCATCGACAACATCTTCCGGTTCACCCAGGCCGGCTCCGAGGTCTCCACCCTGCTGGGCCGGATGCCGTCCGCAGTGGGTTACCAGCCCACCCTGGCCGACGAGATGGGTGAGCTGCAGGAGCGGATCACCTCGGTCCGCGGCCAGGCGATCACCTCGATGCAGGCGATCTACGTGCCCGCCGACGACTACACCGACCCGGCACCGGCCACCACCTTCGCCCACCTGGACGCCACCACCAACCTGGAGCGGTCCATCTCCGACAAGGGCATCTACCCGGCGGTGGACCCGCTGGCGTCCTCGTCGCGGATCCTCGCCCCGGAGTTCGTCGGCCAGGAGCACTACGCGGTGGCCTCCGAGGTGAAGCGGATCCTGCAGAAGTACAAGGACCTGCAGGACATCATCGCCATCCTCGGTATGGAGGAGCTCTCCGAGGAAGACAAGATCACCGTCTCCCGGGCGCGGCGGATCGAGCGGTTCCTGTCGCAGAACACCTTCGCGGCCGAGGTCTTCACCGGCATCAAGGGCTCGTACGTGCCGGTCAAGGACACCATCGAGGCCTTCCGCAAGATCAGCGAAGGGGAGTACGACCACTTCCCCGAGCAGGCCTTCTTCATGTGCGGTGGGCTCGACGACCTGGAGCGCAACGCCCGCGAGCTGATGAAGGGCTGA
- a CDS encoding F0F1 ATP synthase subunit gamma, which translates to MPAQVRVLRQRIRSAKSMKKITKAMELVATSRVAKAQARVAASLPYANAITGVLTALASNASVDHPLLTARARVRRAGVLVITSDRGLAGGYSTNAIKTAESLIARLKADGKEPVLYVIGRKGVSYYRFRNRPIEASWTGFSEQPSFADAREVGQTLIAAFQRGADDTDGAGADQVLGVDELHIVSTEFKSLMTQTPVPRILGPMEVKDRPMEAAAGVLPAYEFEPNAEALLDALLPKYINTRIYAALVESAASESAARRRAMKSATDNAEEMIEKYTRLMNSARQAGITQEISEIVGGANALAAAGSEV; encoded by the coding sequence ATGCCAGCGCAGGTTCGGGTACTCCGCCAGCGGATCCGCTCGGCGAAGTCGATGAAGAAGATCACCAAGGCGATGGAGCTCGTCGCGACGAGCCGGGTCGCCAAGGCCCAGGCGCGGGTGGCGGCCTCGCTGCCGTACGCCAACGCGATCACCGGTGTGCTCACCGCGCTGGCCTCGAACGCCTCGGTCGACCACCCGCTGCTGACCGCGCGTGCGCGGGTGCGGCGGGCCGGCGTGCTGGTGATCACCAGCGACCGCGGGCTGGCCGGCGGGTACAGCACCAACGCGATCAAGACCGCCGAGTCGCTGATCGCGCGGCTCAAGGCCGACGGCAAGGAACCGGTGCTGTACGTCATCGGCCGCAAGGGCGTGTCGTACTACCGGTTCCGCAACCGGCCGATCGAGGCGAGCTGGACCGGCTTCTCCGAGCAGCCCAGCTTCGCCGACGCCCGTGAGGTCGGCCAGACGCTGATCGCGGCGTTCCAACGCGGTGCCGACGACACCGACGGTGCCGGGGCCGACCAGGTGCTCGGGGTGGACGAGTTGCACATCGTCTCCACCGAGTTCAAGTCGCTGATGACGCAGACTCCGGTGCCCCGCATCCTCGGCCCGATGGAGGTCAAGGACCGGCCGATGGAGGCCGCGGCGGGAGTGCTGCCGGCGTACGAGTTCGAGCCGAACGCCGAGGCGTTGCTCGACGCGTTGCTGCCGAAGTACATCAACACCCGGATCTACGCGGCGCTGGTCGAATCGGCGGCGAGCGAGTCGGCGGCGCGGCGGCGGGCGATGAAGAGCGCCACCGACAACGCCGAGGAAATGATCGAGAAGTACACGCGGCTAATGAACTCGGCGCGTCAGGCCGGGATCACCCAGGAGATCAGCGAGATCGTCGGCGGCGCCAACGCGCTCGCGGCGGCGGGAAGTGAAGTGTGA
- the atpA gene encoding F0F1 ATP synthase subunit alpha, with translation MAELTISSDEIRGALERYVSSYTPELSREEVGTVADAGDGIAHVEGLPSAMANELLEFEDGTLGVALNLDVRDIGVVVLGDYTGIEEGQRVKRTGRVLSVPVGDAFLGRVVSALGEPIDGLGDIANDGFRELELQAPNVMARQSVHEPLQTGIKAIDAMTPIGRGQRQLIIGDRKTGKTTVALDTILNQRANWESGDPTKQVRCIYVAIGQKASTIASIKGVLEEHGAMEYTTIVASPASDPAGFKYIAPYTGSSIGQHWMYAGKHVLIVFDDLSKQAEAYRAVSLLLRRPPGREAYPGDVFYLHSRLLERCAKLSDELGAGSMTGLPIIETKANDISAFIPTNVISITDGQIFLETDLFNQGQRPAINVGTSVSRVGGAAQVKPMKKVAGRLRLDLAQYRELEAFSALASDLDKASRNQLDRGARLVELLKQANYSPFPVQEQVVSVWAGTEGKLDDIPVGDIRRFEAEFLEYLRHSHKGTLDSIAAHNWDDEIIATLSDAIEKFKQMFLSKDPARVINEAPAEALEGEQERESVTRYVADADAEKE, from the coding sequence ATGGCCGAGCTGACCATCTCGTCGGACGAGATCCGTGGTGCCCTAGAACGCTACGTCTCTTCCTACACGCCGGAGCTGTCTCGCGAAGAGGTCGGCACCGTGGCGGACGCCGGGGACGGCATCGCCCACGTCGAGGGCCTGCCCTCGGCGATGGCGAACGAACTGCTGGAGTTCGAGGACGGCACGCTGGGCGTGGCGCTGAACCTCGACGTACGCGACATCGGTGTGGTCGTCCTGGGCGACTACACCGGCATCGAGGAGGGTCAGCGCGTCAAGCGCACCGGCCGGGTGCTCTCCGTACCGGTCGGCGACGCCTTCCTCGGCCGGGTGGTCAGCGCGCTCGGCGAGCCGATCGACGGCCTCGGCGACATCGCCAACGACGGCTTCCGCGAGCTGGAGCTGCAGGCGCCGAACGTGATGGCCCGGCAGTCGGTGCACGAGCCGCTGCAGACCGGCATCAAGGCGATCGACGCGATGACCCCGATCGGTCGCGGCCAGCGGCAGCTGATCATCGGCGACCGCAAGACCGGCAAGACCACCGTGGCGCTGGACACGATCCTCAACCAGCGGGCCAACTGGGAATCCGGCGACCCGACCAAGCAGGTGCGCTGCATCTACGTGGCGATCGGGCAGAAGGCCTCCACCATCGCCTCGATCAAGGGCGTGCTGGAGGAGCACGGCGCGATGGAGTACACCACCATCGTCGCCTCGCCCGCCTCCGACCCGGCCGGCTTCAAGTACATCGCGCCGTACACCGGTTCGTCGATCGGCCAGCACTGGATGTACGCCGGCAAGCACGTGCTGATCGTCTTCGACGACCTGAGCAAGCAGGCCGAGGCGTACCGGGCCGTGTCGCTGCTGCTGCGCCGTCCGCCGGGCCGTGAGGCGTACCCCGGTGACGTCTTCTACCTGCACTCCCGGCTGCTGGAGCGGTGCGCGAAGCTCTCCGACGAGCTGGGTGCCGGCTCGATGACCGGCCTGCCGATCATCGAGACCAAGGCCAACGACATCTCGGCCTTCATCCCGACCAACGTCATCTCGATCACCGACGGTCAGATCTTCCTGGAGACCGACCTGTTCAACCAGGGTCAGCGGCCGGCGATCAACGTCGGTACGTCGGTCTCCCGGGTCGGTGGCGCCGCGCAGGTCAAGCCGATGAAGAAGGTCGCCGGCCGGCTGCGGCTGGACCTGGCCCAGTACCGGGAGCTGGAGGCGTTCTCCGCGCTCGCGTCCGACCTGGACAAGGCGTCGCGTAACCAGCTGGACCGTGGTGCCCGCCTGGTCGAGCTGCTCAAGCAGGCGAACTACTCGCCGTTCCCGGTGCAGGAGCAGGTCGTCTCGGTCTGGGCCGGCACCGAGGGCAAGCTCGACGACATCCCGGTCGGTGACATCCGGCGCTTCGAGGCGGAGTTCCTGGAGTACCTGCGGCACTCGCACAAGGGCACCTTGGACTCGATCGCCGCGCACAACTGGGACGACGAGATCATCGCCACGCTCAGCGACGCGATCGAGAAGTTCAAGCAGATGTTCCTGTCCAAGGACCCGGCGCGGGTGATCAACGAGGCGCCGGCCGAGGCCCTGGAGGGCGAGCAGGAGCGCGAGAGCGTCACCCGGTACGTGGCCGACGCTGACGCCGAGAAAGAGTAA
- a CDS encoding F0F1 ATP synthase subunit delta encodes MQSATSRESYAAVTGRLVGYVTGATPAAVASTADEILSVADLLRRQPRLRRALADPARPADDRIGLLRGLLDGKAGADSVELLSAVVAVRWSAPSELLDATERLGVDAALSGAESAGELAEVEDELFRLGKIIDGDPQLGAVVGDVTVPADRRVELIRTLLTGKALPATVRLAEQAVRGFGGRSVGAGLNRLVEMAAARRDRQVAHVTVAAALTDAEEQRLGATLAGMYGREVSVKLTVDPAVLGGMSVRIGSDLYDGTVRRRLIDTRKALAGR; translated from the coding sequence ATGCAGTCCGCCACCAGCCGGGAGTCCTACGCGGCGGTGACCGGCCGACTCGTCGGCTACGTCACCGGTGCCACGCCGGCGGCGGTCGCCAGCACGGCCGACGAGATCCTCTCCGTGGCAGACCTGCTGCGCCGTCAGCCCCGGCTGCGGCGGGCACTGGCCGACCCGGCCCGCCCCGCCGACGACCGGATCGGGCTGCTGCGCGGCCTGCTCGACGGCAAGGCCGGCGCGGACAGTGTCGAACTGCTCAGCGCCGTCGTGGCGGTCCGCTGGTCGGCACCGTCGGAGCTGCTCGACGCCACCGAACGGCTCGGCGTCGACGCGGCGCTGTCCGGTGCCGAGTCCGCTGGCGAGCTGGCCGAGGTGGAGGACGAGCTGTTCCGCCTCGGCAAGATCATCGACGGTGACCCGCAACTGGGTGCCGTGGTGGGTGACGTCACCGTACCGGCCGACCGGCGGGTCGAGCTGATCCGCACGCTGCTCACCGGCAAGGCGCTGCCGGCCACGGTGCGCCTGGCCGAGCAGGCCGTCCGCGGCTTCGGTGGCCGCTCCGTCGGGGCCGGGCTGAACCGCCTGGTCGAGATGGCCGCCGCCCGACGCGACCGCCAGGTCGCGCACGTCACGGTCGCTGCTGCGCTGACCGATGCCGAGGAGCAGCGGTTGGGCGCCACGCTGGCCGGAATGTACGGTCGGGAGGTCTCCGTCAAGTTGACGGTCGACCCTGCCGTACTCGGCGGGATGAGCGTACGGATCGGCTCCGACCTGTACGACGGCACCGTGCGGCGCCGCCTCATCGACACCCGTAAGGCGCTCGCCGGGCGCTGA
- a CDS encoding F0F1 ATP synthase subunit B, giving the protein MYEEVTYIAAEEGGNILLPPLSEIIVGLIAFGLLVAVLLKFVFPRMEAMYQARVEAIEGGIKRAEAAQAEANQLLEQYKAQLAEARTDAARIRDDARADAEGIRQDILAKAREESDRIIAAGKEQLAAERQTIVRELRAEVGTLAVDLAGRIVGDALADEARRKGTVERFLADLESTGAR; this is encoded by the coding sequence ATGTACGAAGAAGTCACGTACATAGCCGCGGAAGAGGGCGGGAACATCCTGCTCCCACCGCTGTCCGAGATCATCGTCGGTCTGATCGCCTTCGGTCTGCTCGTCGCCGTCCTGCTGAAGTTCGTGTTCCCGCGGATGGAAGCCATGTACCAGGCGCGGGTCGAGGCGATCGAGGGCGGGATCAAGCGGGCCGAGGCCGCCCAGGCCGAGGCGAACCAGCTGCTGGAGCAGTACAAGGCCCAGTTGGCCGAGGCGCGCACCGACGCGGCCCGCATCCGCGACGACGCCCGGGCCGACGCCGAGGGCATCCGACAGGACATCCTCGCCAAGGCGCGGGAGGAGTCCGACCGGATCATCGCGGCCGGCAAGGAGCAGCTCGCCGCCGAGCGGCAGACCATCGTCCGGGAGCTGCGTGCCGAGGTCGGCACGCTCGCGGTCGACCTGGCCGGTCGGATCGTCGGCGACGCGCTCGCCGACGAAGCCCGCCGCAAGGGCACCGTCGAGCGGTTCCTGGCCGACCTGGAAAGCACGGGAGCCCGCTGA
- the atpE gene encoding ATP synthase F0 subunit C, whose translation MEITGNLNAIGYGIAALGPGIGVGLVFAAYIQATARQPESAGLTRVYMFMGFAVIEALALLGLVLAFAL comes from the coding sequence ATGGAGATCACCGGCAACCTGAACGCCATCGGCTACGGCATCGCCGCCCTGGGCCCCGGCATCGGCGTCGGTCTGGTGTTCGCCGCCTACATCCAGGCGACCGCCCGCCAGCCGGAGAGCGCCGGCCTGACCCGGGTCTACATGTTCATGGGCTTCGCCGTGATCGAGGCGCTCGCCCTGCTCGGTCTGGTGCTCGCGTTCGCACTCTAA
- the atpB gene encoding F0F1 ATP synthase subunit A — protein MIEQPTVLAAEFPPGVDAFDFRSLIPGLDGTAWAAAFTKITLLLWIAAALVMIFFLVTYRSPKLVPTKGQWLAESVYGMVRDNIARDVIGKDGVRFAPYLTVLFCFILINNLWGIVPFAQISPMSHIAFPMVLAVISWLMYIGHGIAKWGFVGYIKHSCWVSGAPLWVQPILVPIEFVSNLILRPVTLAVRLFANMFAGHMILLVFVLGGVALFQADSLFIKPIAVLSWGMAIVMTFFEFGIMILQAYVFTLLSATYLQHSLAESH, from the coding sequence TTGATTGAGCAGCCGACCGTTCTCGCCGCGGAGTTCCCTCCCGGCGTGGATGCCTTCGACTTTCGCAGCCTGATCCCGGGGCTGGACGGCACCGCCTGGGCGGCCGCCTTCACCAAGATCACGCTGCTGCTCTGGATCGCCGCCGCGCTGGTGATGATCTTCTTCCTGGTGACCTACCGCAGCCCGAAGCTGGTGCCGACCAAGGGCCAGTGGCTGGCCGAGTCGGTGTACGGCATGGTGCGCGACAACATCGCCCGGGACGTGATCGGCAAGGACGGCGTGCGGTTCGCGCCGTACCTCACGGTGCTGTTCTGCTTCATCCTGATCAACAACCTCTGGGGCATCGTGCCCTTCGCCCAGATCTCGCCGATGTCGCACATCGCCTTCCCGATGGTGCTCGCGGTGATCAGCTGGCTGATGTACATCGGGCACGGCATCGCCAAGTGGGGCTTCGTCGGCTACATCAAGCACTCCTGCTGGGTCTCCGGCGCGCCGCTGTGGGTGCAGCCGATCCTGGTGCCGATCGAGTTCGTCTCGAACCTGATCCTGCGGCCCGTCACGCTGGCAGTCCGGCTCTTCGCGAACATGTTCGCGGGCCACATGATCCTGCTGGTCTTCGTCCTCGGTGGTGTGGCGCTGTTCCAGGCCGACAGTCTGTTCATCAAGCCCATCGCCGTTCTGAGCTGGGGCATGGCGATCGTGATGACCTTCTTCGAGTTCGGCATCATGATCCTCCAGGCGTACGTGTTCACCCTGCTCAGCGCGACCTACCTGCAGCACTCCCTGGCCGAGTCGCACTGA
- a CDS encoding phosphotyrosine protein phosphatase, which produces MPPFTVLHVCMGNICRSPMAERLLVLAVAERLDRLPPTAGASAVEELLHSHSAGTGGWHAGEEMNPPAARQVIGRGGDTDGFAARKLRSDQIDAADLILTATADQLEYVVALRPDAADRTFVLGEFGRLLPAVDVAALPAVAPNPEAVYARGVALVAAVAAVRDGAGPQPGDDLDDPWGRGDHTFARVADEIEETVGALSVALLP; this is translated from the coding sequence GTGCCGCCGTTCACCGTTCTCCACGTCTGCATGGGCAACATCTGCCGGTCGCCGATGGCCGAACGCCTGCTGGTGCTCGCCGTCGCCGAACGGCTCGACCGGTTGCCGCCGACGGCCGGGGCATCGGCGGTGGAGGAGCTGCTGCACAGCCACAGCGCCGGTACCGGCGGGTGGCACGCCGGCGAGGAGATGAACCCGCCGGCCGCCCGGCAGGTGATCGGCCGGGGCGGGGACACCGACGGGTTCGCCGCCCGCAAGCTGCGGTCCGACCAGATCGACGCCGCCGACCTGATCCTCACCGCCACCGCCGACCAGCTGGAGTACGTCGTGGCGCTGCGGCCGGACGCCGCCGACCGCACCTTCGTGCTCGGCGAGTTCGGTCGGCTGCTGCCGGCGGTGGATGTCGCGGCGCTGCCGGCCGTAGCGCCGAACCCGGAGGCGGTGTACGCCCGGGGTGTGGCGTTGGTGGCGGCGGTCGCCGCCGTGCGCGACGGCGCCGGTCCGCAGCCTGGTGACGATCTGGACGATCCGTGGGGGCGGGGCGACCACACCTTCGCCCGGGTCGCCGACGAGATCGAGGAGACGGTGGGGGCGCTCAGCGTGGCGCTGCTGCCCTGA
- a CDS encoding L-threonylcarbamoyladenylate synthase, producing the protein MLYDCRSAADRDKGIAAAIEAVKNGELVVLPTDTVYGVGADAFTSYAVTALLNAKGRDRQMPPPVLVGSRHTLDGLVLILPQTARDLADAFWPGALTMIVEHAPSLNWDLGDTNGTVAVRMPLHPVALEVLRETGPMAVSSANKTGRPPAVTAAEARDQLGYSVRAYLEAGPCPDPVPSTIVDLTGDVPRVVRAGALPIEKLRDVVPDIVGTES; encoded by the coding sequence ATGCTCTATGACTGCCGGTCCGCCGCCGACCGCGACAAAGGCATCGCCGCGGCGATCGAGGCGGTCAAGAACGGCGAGCTGGTCGTGTTGCCCACCGACACGGTGTACGGGGTCGGTGCCGACGCCTTCACTTCGTACGCGGTCACCGCGTTGCTCAACGCCAAGGGCCGGGACCGGCAGATGCCGCCGCCGGTGCTGGTCGGCTCCCGGCACACCCTCGACGGTCTGGTGTTGATCCTGCCGCAGACCGCCCGGGATCTCGCCGACGCCTTCTGGCCGGGCGCGTTGACGATGATCGTGGAGCACGCACCGAGCCTGAACTGGGACCTGGGCGACACCAACGGCACGGTCGCGGTCCGGATGCCACTGCACCCGGTGGCACTGGAGGTACTGCGGGAGACCGGCCCGATGGCGGTGTCGTCGGCGAACAAGACCGGTCGGCCACCGGCGGTGACCGCCGCGGAGGCCCGCGACCAGCTCGGCTACTCGGTGCGGGCCTACCTGGAGGCGGGGCCGTGTCCGGATCCGGTGCCGAGCACCATCGTCGACCTCACCGGGGACGTGCCCCGGGTGGTGCGGGCCGGTGCGCTGCCGATCGAGAAGCTGCGTGACGTGGTGCCGGACATCGTCGGTACGGAGTCCTGA
- the prmC gene encoding peptide chain release factor N(5)-glutamine methyltransferase, with protein sequence MTAATARLAAAGVPSARVDAELIAASVLGTTRGRLALSSGFIPIDEARFDELVSRRAAREPVQHLTGSAPFRYLELAVGPGVFVPRPETEVLAGMVVDAVRDRAADSPTIVDLCSGSGAVALAVAHEVPGARVIAVERSTAALTWLRRNASTRAAAGDRPIEVVGGDVTDPGLLAEMSGRVDVVVCNPPYVPDATPVPPEVAGHDPAEAVFGGPDGLAVIRPVVELAATLLCADGLFAVEHDDSHAAAVGALLAADGRFADVTGHRDLAGRPRFGTARRAVPTAAAE encoded by the coding sequence TTGACCGCTGCGACCGCCCGGCTGGCCGCCGCCGGGGTGCCGTCCGCCCGGGTGGACGCTGAGCTGATTGCCGCCTCAGTCCTGGGAACCACCCGCGGTCGACTGGCGCTGAGCAGCGGCTTCATTCCTATCGATGAGGCTCGCTTCGATGAGTTGGTGTCCCGGCGGGCGGCCCGGGAGCCGGTGCAGCACCTCACCGGATCGGCACCGTTTCGTTATCTGGAGCTCGCGGTGGGCCCCGGGGTGTTCGTTCCCCGGCCGGAGACCGAGGTGCTCGCCGGCATGGTCGTCGACGCGGTGCGCGACCGGGCCGCCGACTCCCCGACCATCGTCGACCTCTGCAGCGGCAGCGGCGCGGTGGCGCTCGCGGTGGCCCACGAGGTGCCGGGAGCGCGGGTGATCGCGGTGGAGCGGTCCACCGCCGCGCTGACCTGGTTACGCCGCAACGCCTCGACCCGGGCAGCGGCCGGGGACCGGCCGATCGAGGTGGTGGGCGGTGACGTCACCGACCCCGGGCTGCTCGCCGAAATGTCCGGTCGGGTGGACGTGGTGGTCTGCAACCCGCCGTACGTGCCGGACGCCACCCCGGTGCCGCCGGAGGTCGCCGGACACGACCCGGCGGAGGCCGTCTTCGGCGGTCCGGACGGGCTGGCGGTGATCCGTCCGGTGGTGGAGCTGGCCGCCACGCTGCTGTGTGCCGACGGCCTGTTCGCCGTCGAACACGACGACAGCCACGCGGCGGCGGTCGGCGCGCTGCTCGCCGCCGACGGACGGTTCGCCGACGTGACCGGACACCGGGACCTGGCCGGTCGACCCCGGTTCGGCACGGCCCGCCGGGCGGTGCCGACCGCCGCCGCTGAGTGA
- a CDS encoding GGDEF domain-containing protein encodes MGWVDRLTDQAEALMQARALMESSRSAEACVAFEQVIRTSDDPYVRADALVQRLSALLNLGRSAEYAAAVDHAFEAARDIAEPYLHGHLHALAALAAHHQGAFDRCVTHLVQASRALGTVPDVDRETAWGWHDLAMAYSYLSFHGHALSAIERARQLGNATGIAEETFAAPAIRLRNAVALDHHGDTDGCLRVLRDIGTDLVKFVTTGRTHLLRPSSRVAYGYALARLAALGEPARLPAGAPEATRLMIDGGDSARARDLRQLGAVCLAIAADRSAEALTRLDTAVVSAETLGAAESARLRSVAYTRCGDHVAAHDADRYAFRLANRRNDRLRDMYVDGIAARLDHEEMRRTTAQYTAEALTDPLTGLANRRQLDRYVSDLAGRADRAMVMICDLDGFKSVNTVHGHHSGDLVLQRVAGVINRVMRRGDFVARFGGDEFVVVLPGAGRVEAAEVARRITEAVAGEEWESLVPGTPVGVSVGWAEVDGTGPALRDALSRAFDVATRQMRATRQHPHPVR; translated from the coding sequence GTGGGTTGGGTCGACCGGCTCACCGACCAGGCCGAGGCCCTGATGCAGGCCCGGGCACTGATGGAGAGCAGCCGATCGGCTGAAGCCTGCGTCGCCTTCGAGCAGGTGATCCGCACCAGCGACGATCCGTACGTGCGGGCCGACGCCCTGGTGCAGCGCCTCTCCGCGCTGCTGAACCTGGGCCGTTCCGCCGAGTACGCGGCGGCGGTGGACCACGCATTCGAGGCCGCCCGCGACATCGCCGAGCCCTACCTGCACGGCCACCTGCACGCCCTGGCCGCGTTGGCCGCCCACCACCAGGGGGCGTTCGACCGGTGCGTGACGCACCTGGTGCAGGCGTCCCGGGCGTTGGGCACGGTGCCGGACGTCGACCGGGAGACCGCCTGGGGCTGGCACGACCTGGCGATGGCCTACTCCTACCTGAGCTTCCACGGGCACGCGCTGAGCGCGATCGAACGCGCCCGCCAGCTCGGCAACGCCACCGGCATCGCCGAGGAGACCTTCGCCGCGCCGGCCATCCGGCTGCGCAACGCGGTCGCTCTGGACCACCACGGCGACACGGACGGCTGCCTGCGGGTGCTCCGGGACATCGGCACCGACCTGGTCAAGTTCGTCACCACCGGACGGACCCACCTGCTGCGTCCGAGCAGCCGGGTGGCGTACGGGTACGCCCTGGCCCGGCTGGCGGCGCTCGGCGAACCGGCCCGGCTGCCCGCCGGCGCGCCCGAGGCCACCCGTCTCATGATCGACGGCGGGGACAGCGCCCGCGCCCGGGACCTGCGGCAGCTCGGCGCGGTCTGCCTGGCGATCGCCGCCGACCGGTCGGCGGAGGCGTTGACCCGGCTGGACACGGCGGTGGTATCGGCCGAGACGCTCGGTGCGGCCGAGTCCGCCCGGCTGCGCAGCGTCGCGTACACCCGCTGCGGCGACCACGTGGCGGCACACGACGCCGACCGGTACGCATTCCGGCTGGCCAACCGTCGCAACGACCGGCTCCGCGACATGTACGTCGACGGCATCGCCGCCCGGCTCGACCACGAGGAGATGCGGCGCACCACGGCGCAGTACACCGCGGAGGCACTCACCGATCCGCTGACCGGGCTGGCCAACCGCCGCCAACTCGACCGGTACGTGTCGGACCTGGCCGGCCGCGCCGACCGGGCGATGGTGATGATCTGCGACCTCGACGGCTTCAAGTCGGTGAACACCGTGCACGGTCACCACTCCGGGGACCTGGTGCTGCAGCGCGTCGCCGGGGTGATCAACCGGGTGATGCGTCGGGGCGACTTCGTGGCCCGCTTCGGCGGTGACGAGTTCGTCGTCGTGCTGCCGGGCGCCGGCCGGGTCGAGGCCGCCGAGGTGGCCCGACGGATCACCGAGGCGGTGGCCGGCGAGGAGTGGGAGTCGCTGGTGCCGGGCACCCCGGTCGGGGTCAGTGTCGGTTGGGCCGAGGTCGACGGGACCGGGCCGGCGCTACGGGACGCGCTCAGCCGCGCCTTCGACGTCGCCACCCGGCAGATGCGCGCCACACGCCAGCACCCACATCCGGTCCGCTGA